Proteins from a genomic interval of Dunckerocampus dactyliophorus isolate RoL2022-P2 chromosome 5, RoL_Ddac_1.1, whole genome shotgun sequence:
- the tgm2l gene encoding protein-glutamine gamma-glutamyltransferase 2, with product MAVIVDPRCRENNSAHNTKEIDRERLIVRRGQPFSIFVQFSESVRRDHHLALLLHLGKRAEKVIKVEKESSGTKGGWRFRQEAAHNGVLLTLHSPADSIVGRYRLDVSLVTPDGRVLEKNDKIDFHLLFNPWCKDDAVYLTEEKLLQEYIMNENGIIYMGSWDSIRSIAWHYGQFEDNVMDICFEILDNSNDALRNPEKDVEHRRDPVYVSRIISAMVNSNGDRGVLVGRWHEPYSDGVPPSRWNGSVPILQKWSQGRARPVKYGQCWVYAAVACTVLRCLGIPTRTITNFSSAHDTDGNLSLDFLFNERLESLGKADSSWNFHCWVESWMKRDDLPQGNDGWQVLDPTPQELSDGEYCCGPCPVTAIKEGNLGVKFDAPFIFAEVNADIIQWIVRKNGQRQKLSVDQDTVGRNISTKSPFSDRREDVTLQYKYPEGSKKEREVYEKAGRRVTEPVDERANPGKLQMTIKPTKPLFGTDFDVVIELKNTGGAEAHARLTMLASAVTYNCIHRGEFERQAKSVSVPAHKVHKEVLRVRYDSYSKCVSDHHLIKVMALLEAQGENEPNMVVAKIPLILPELLVEIPGNAAVNVPLTGSISFTNPLPVPLKGGVFTVEGSGLVSPTEVRMNGEIGPGQKVCVKLTFTPARTGVRKLLVDFDSDKLKDVKGVATVFVEKGFRVY from the exons ATGG CCGTCATTGTGGACCCGAGATGTCGCGAGAACAATTCGGCTCACAACACCAAGGAGATTGATCGGGAGCGCTTGATTGTGCGCAGGGGTCAGCCCTTCTCCATCTTCGTGCAGTTCTCGGAGTCTGTGCGCCGTGACCACCACCTGGCACTGCTCCTCCACCTTG GCAAGCGAGCGGAGAAGGTGATCAAGGTGGAGAAGGAGAGCAGCGGTACCAAAGGCGGTTGGCGGTTCAGGCAGGAGGCGGCCCACAACGGTGTGCTGTTGACTCTGCACAGCCCGGCGGACTCCATCGTCGGCCGCTACCGCCTGGACGTGTCGCTGGTGACGCCTGATGGACGCGTGTTGGAAAAGAATGACAAGATTGACTTCCATCTGCTCTTTAACCCGTGGTGCAAAG ATGATGCCGTGTATCTGACTGAGGAGAAGCTCCTGCAGGAGTACATCATGAATGAGAATGGAATCATTTACATGGGCTCGTGGGACTCCATTAGAAGCATCGCTTGGCATTATGGACag TTTGAGGACAATGTGATGGACATCTGTTTTGAAATCCTGGACAACTCCAATGATGCCTTGCGAAACCCAGAGAAGGACGTGGAGCACAGACGGGACCCCGTCTACGTCAGCAGGATCATCTCAGCCATG GTGAACTCCAACGGCGACAGGGGCGTGTTGGTCGGCCGCTGGCATGAGCCGTACTCTGATGGAGTCCCGCCTAGCCGATGGAACGGCAGCGTTCCCATCCTCCAAAAGTGGAGCCAAGGCAGGGCCAGGCCGGTCAAATACGGCCAGTGTTGGGTCTACGCTGCTGTCGCCTGCACAG TACTGCGCTGCCTGGGTATCCCAACACGCACCATCACCAACTTCTCTTCTGCTCACGACACCGATGGAAATCTTTCTTTGGACTTCCTGTTTAATGAGCGACTGGAGAGCCTGGGAAAGGCAGACAGCAGCTG GAACTTCCACTGCTGGGTGGAGTCCTGGATGAAGAGAGATGACCTCCCACAGGGAAATGATGGATGGCAGGTTTTGGACCCAACACCTCAAGAACTGAGCGACG GCGAGTACTGCTGTGGTCCTTGTCCCGTTACGGCTATCAAGGAGGGAAATCTGGGCGTCAAGTTCGATGCGCCGTTCATATTTGCTGAGGTGAACGCCGACATCATCCAGTGGATCGTCCGAAAAAATGGTCAACGACAGAAG CTCAGCGTGGACCAAGACACCGTCGGAAGGAACATCAGTACCAAAAGTCCTTTCAGCGACCGCAGGGAAGATGTCACTCTACAATACAAATATCCAGAAG GTTCCAAGAAGGAAAGAGAGGTCTATGAGAAGGCCGGACGTCGAGTTACGGAGCCGGTTGACGAGAGAGCAAACCCAGGAAAACTGCAGATGACAATCAAACCCACAAAGCCTCTATTTGGAACGGACTTCGATGTTGTTATTGAG TTGAAGAACACCGGAGGAGCAGAAGCTCACGCCCGTCTGACCATGCTGGCATCGGCTGTGACGTACAACTGTATACACCGAGGAGAGTTTGAGAGACAAGCCAAGAGTGTCAGTGTGCCCGCCCACAAag TCCACAAGGAAGTGCTGCGCGTGCGCTACGACAGTTACTCCAAGTGTGTCTCGGACCACCATTTGATCAAGGTGATGGCCCTCTTGGAGGCCCAAGGAGAGAATGAACCCAACATGGTGGTGGCCAAAATCCCACTCATCTTGCCTGAGCTCCTCGTGGAG ATTCCCGGGAATGCTGCAGTTAACGTACCACTAACAGGCTCCATCTCCTTCACCAACCCTCTCCCGGTGCCACTGAAAGGGGGTGTTTTCACCGTGGAGGGGTCCGGCCTCGTGTCTCCCACGGAGGTCAGGATGAA CGGTGAAATAGGTCCAGGCCAGAAGGTGTGTGTCAAGCTCACCTTTACACCTGCACGGACCGGTGTGAGAAAGCTCCTGGTGGACTTCGACTCGGACAAGCTCAAAGACGTGAAGGGAGTCGCTACTGTGTTTGTTGAGAAGGGATTCCGCGTGTACTGA